The genomic region CGGCATGCTGAACGCCTTCCGCTACGGGGCCCCGCCACATGGCGGCTCGGCGCCCGGCATCGACCGCATGGTCATGCTGCTCGCCGATGAGCCGAATATCCGCGAAGTCATCCTCTTCCCGCTGAACCAGCAGGGCGAGGACCTGATGATGGGCGCCCCGGCCGAGGTGCCGCCGGCCCGGATGAAGGAATTGTCGCTGAAACTCGACCTGCCGCCGAAGCTCAAGGGCGGACAGAAAGAGTAATAGAGAGTAAGGCAAGGGCTCCGCCCTTGACCCGCCAAGGGCCACACGGCCCTTGGATCCCATTCGCGCTGCGCGGCATGAAGGCGCTTGATGCGGCCTTTGTGACGGAGCAAAGATGGCGCTGGCGCGTTGTAACGACGCGCGGCGTCGGCATGCCGGCGTGAAACCACAACAGGATCCAGATGAACCCGCGATCTAGCAGTCAGCCGTCGGAGTGCCACAGTCGACGCTTCGCGTCGTCCGTGGTGATCCGTAACGGCTGCTTCGTGGTCCGGGACGCGAACGCCCCAGGGGTCTGACCCCTCCGGCCACCGCCTCCCGGGCTTGAGCTGACCGCTTGAGCATGGAGGAGGCAGGAATGGCCCCCCTTCTCGAACCGAGTCCCGTGCTCGTGCCCGCCGGCACGGCCGAAACCCTGGCGTCGGTGGCCGCCCCGCCCGCACAGATCCGGGGGGCGCTCGGCAGCATCCCGCATGGCCAGGAGGCGCGCGGCTGGGCGGGACGGTTGCGTACGCTGCTGGCCGTGCTTGGCCCCGGGCTGATCGTCATGGTCGGCGACAACGACGCCGGCGCCTTCGCCGTCTACACCCAGGCCGGGCAGGATTACGGCACCGCGCTGCTGTGGACGCTGCTGCTGCTGGTGCCGGTGCTCTACGTCAACCAGGAGATGGTGCTGCGGCTCGGTGCGGTCAGCGGCGTCGGCCACGCGAAGCTGATCGTGGCGCGGTTCGGCCGCCTCTGGGCCGGGGTCAGCGTGATCAGCCTGCTGGTACTGAACGCGCTGACCATCGTCACCGAGTTCATCGGCATCACCCTGGCGCTGGATTACCTCGGCCTGTCGCGCCTCGTCGGCGTGGCGGTGGCGGCGGGGCTGATCATGGCGGCGGCGGGCACCGGCGATTTCCGCCGCTTTGAGCGGGTGGCGCTGACCCTGGTGGCGGGCAGCCTGCTGCTGCTGCCGGTGGTCCTGCTGGTGCATCCGCCGCTGGGGCAGATCGGGCGGGACCTGCTGGTGCCGCAACTGCCGGAGGGGAATCTGGCGCGGGTGCTGTTGCTGGTGGTGGCGATCGTCGGCACCACCATCGCGCCGTGGCAGTTGTTCTTCCAGCAGAGCTACATCGTCGACAAGCGCATCACCGCCCGGTTCATCGCCTATGAAAAGGCCGATCTGTGGCTGGGCATCGTGGTGGTGGTGGTCGGCGCGGTGGCGATGATGTCGTTCTGCGCCGCCACCTTCGCCGGCACCCCGCAGGCGGGCGGCTTCACCGATGTTGGCGACGTGGCGCGCGGGCTGCAGCATCACGCCGGCACGGTTCCGGCCACGCTGTTCGCCCTGGCGCTGCTGGATGCCAGCATCATCGGGGCGGCCGCGGTGTCGCTCTCGACGGCCTATGCGGTGGGCGACCTGTTCGCCGCCGGGCATTCGCTGCACCGGCGCCCGCGGGAAGCATGGGGCTTCCATGCGCTCTATGCCGGGCTGGTGGCGGCCGGGGCGCTGCTGGTGCTGCTGCCGGGGGTGCCGCTGGGGCTGATCACCGAAGGGGTGCAGACCCTGGCCGGGGTGGTGCTGCCGGTCTCGACGGTGTTCCTGTTGTTGCTGTGCAACGATTCCACGGTGCTGGGGCCGTGGGTGAACGGCCGCTGGATGAACCTGTTCACCGGGACGGTGGTGGCGGGACTGGTGGTGCTGTCCGGCCTGCTGATCGCCGCGGTGCTGGTCCCCGGCCTGTCCGGCGGCTGGCTGATCGGATTGCTGGGCGTCGGCGCGGTGGGGGCGGTGGCGGTCGGCATCGGGGCGATGCGCCTGGCGCCGGCCCGGCCGGCGGACGCCACGGCGCAGCGGCCAGGCTGGCGCATGCTGCCGCCGGAGCGCCTGCCGGCCGCCCGTCCCGCCGGCGGGGCCCGGGTCTGGCTGGTCGGGCTGATGGGCTATCTGGTGCTGTCCTGCGGCATGGTGGTGCTGCATGTCGCGCAGGTCGCGCTGGGGATTGGATAGGGGCGCGGCGGGAAACCGCGTCCGGCATGCGGCGCCGGCGTCTGTGTGCTGGCGCGCATCCTGGGACGTTCCTATGTTTTGCGCCATGAGTCGTGAGCGGCAACACCGTCCTGCCATCGGGCCCGGAGCGGTGGGGCAAGCAACCTGTCCAGAGTCCGGAGTCTGCGCATGCGTCTGTTCGTCCTGACCGCCCTGGCCCTGCTGCTGGGGGGCGGCGTGCCCGCGATGGCGGTTGAGCCCGCGGCCCCGATGGCGGCGCATCGCGCGCTGTACACGCTCACGCTCGAGCAGGCGCGCGCAAGCGAGGTGGCGGGTGCCTCCGGCACCATGGCCTATGAGGTGCTGGATGCCTGCGACGGCTGGGCGAGCCGGCAGCGGCTGGAGATGACCATCATCAACCGCGACGGGCAGGACATCCAGATGCTCTCCGACTACACCACCTGGGAGAGCAAGGACGGGCTGAAGATGCGGTTCCGCATGCGCCAGACCACCGAGCAGGCGGTGACCAGCGAGGTCGCCGGCGAGGCGTCGCTGGAGCGGGTGGGTGGACCAGGCACGGTGCATTATTCCGTGCCGGAGGACACCACCAAGGACCTGCCGGCCGGCACCTTGTTCCCGATGGCGCATACCGAGGCAATCCTGGCGGCGGCGCGCGCGGGCAAGAAGTTCATCACCCTGCCGCTGTTCGACGGCACCAGCGAGAAGGGCGGGCAGGACAGTTCGGTCGCGATTTCCTCCTGGGGCGGGCCGCGGCCGTCGAAATGGCCGGATCTGGCGAAGCTGCCGAGCGGGCGGGTGCACGTGGCCTTCTTCGACCGGGGCACGTCCAGCCAGCAGCCCGACTACGAGGTCAGCATGCGCTACTGGGACAACGGCGTCGCCGATGAGCTGGACATGGATTTCGGCGAGTTCGTGATGAAGGGCACGCTGACGCAGTTCGCGATCGTGCCGCCGGGCTGCTGACCGGGCGCTTCCCCGGGAAGCGGAAACGAAAGGGCCTGCGCCGTATCCGTGACGATACCTTCGTGACGATGCCGGCATGGGCGGGACCGCCGATGCGCATCGCATGACCTACATTGTTCATTCCATCTTCCACACGCTGCAGGGCGAGGGGGCCAATCTCGGGCGGGCCTCCGTGTTCATCCGCTTCGCCGGCTGCAATCTGTGGTCGGGGCGCGAGGAGGACCGCGCCGCCGCGACCTGCCGCTTCTGCGACACGGAGTTCCGCGGCGGCACGCGCCATGCCACCGCGCCAGGGCTTGCCCGTGCGGCGGCACGCTGCTGGGGCGCCGCGCCAGGGCATCGCTTCGTCGTGCTGACCGGGGGCGAGCCGCTGCTGCAGGTCGACGCCGCCCTGGTCGAGGCCCTGCACGCCGAGGGCTTCGTCATTGCGGTCGAGACCAATGGCACGGTCCGGCCGCCGAAGGGGATCGACTGGATCTGCGTCTCGCCGAAGGCCGGCGCGGAACTGGTGCTCGATCACGCGGACGAGCTGAAGCTGGTGTTCCCGCAACCGGGCCTGCCGCCGGACGCGCTGGCCGGCTTCGCCGCGGCGCAGCGCTGGCTGCAGCCCATGGACGGCCCCGCGCTCGCGGCCAACACCGCCGCGGCCGCCGCCTATTGCCTTGCCAACCCCCCGTGGCGCCTGTCGATCCAGGCACACAAGACCTGGAACATACCGTGATGCGCATTTGTCGGGCCTACACGCTGGAATCCAGCCACCAACTGACCGGCGTGCCGCCGACCCACAAATGCAGCCGCCTGCACGGGCACCAGTACCGCGTGGTGCTGACGATCGAGGGGCCGGTCGACCCGGTGAGCGGCTTCGTCATCGATTTCTGGGAACTGGATCGTGCCTTCGCGCCGCTGCACGAGCAACTCGACCACCACCACCTCAATGACGTGCCCGGCCTGGGCAACCCGACCGCCGAACTGATCGCTACCTGGATCGGCGAGCGGCTGGCCATTCCCGGCCTGCGCCGCGTGACCGTTTACGAGACGCCGGATTGCTGGGCCGAGTGGGACAGCCCGGCCTGAGCAGGGCACCACGTATCCTGGGCACGGCGGCGCTTCCACCCGGCCCGCGCCGGCCCGTCACATCATCCCGGCCGCGGTGAAGCCACCATCGACCGCGAGGGTGTGGCCGTGCACGTACCGCGCCGCGTCGGAGCAGAGGAACACCACTGCCTCGGCGATTTCCTCGGGGCGGCCGTACCGGGCCGCCGGGATCAGGCGGCCATAAGCCGCGCGCGTTGCGGCATCATGCGCGGCTTCGACCATCTTCGTGTCGGTTGGGCCGGGGGCGACGGCGTTGACGTTCACGCCCTGCGCGGCCAACTCGACCGCCATCACCCGGGTGAGCAGATCGAGCCCCGCTTTCGCGGCACCATACGCGGCACGCCCACGGCCACCGCGTTGCCCGGACGTCGAGGTGATATTGACGATCCTGCCGCCGCCGCGCTGCACCATCACGCGGGCGCAGGCTTGCCCGACCAGGAAGGCTCCGGTGAGATTGACGGCAATCGTCCGGTTCCAGTCCTCGATCGAGGTTTCCAGGAACAGCGCGGTGCGGCCAATGCCGGCATTGTTGACCAGGATGTCCAGCCGGCCAAACCGCGCGATGACGGCTTCGGTCATGCTGCTGACGGAAGCCGGATCCGCAACATCGACCGCGATCGGCCATGCCCGGCCACCGGCGGCTTCCACCGTGGCGGCCGCGTGGCGGGCCTCGTCGCCGGCGATGTCGGCCACCGTGACGATCGCCCCTTCGCGTGACAGCGCGTGAGCAATGGCCAGGCCAATGCCCCCCGCCGCGCCGGTGACGATCGCGACCCTGCCTTCCAGCTTCAAGACCCGTCTCCGTCTGTCTTCAGGGGGGCGGTATCAGCGGTATTCCGCATCCGCGACCTGCTCCAGCCACGTCACCTCGCGATCGTCCGGCGTCGCCATGTGGATCGCGATATGCACGAAGTGATGGTCGGGGGCGGCGCCGTGCCAGTGCTCTTCCTCGGGATCGATCCACGCGCTGTCACCCGGGCGCAGCGTGATCAGTTCTCCGCCCCGGCTCTGCAGCCGGCCAATGCCGGAAAGGACGTGCAGCACCTGCCAGGAAGGATGGGTGTGCCAGGCGGTGCGTGAACCGGGCTCGAAGGACACCCGGTAGACGCGCAGGTCGTGCGGGGCGCCGCCGCGGGCGATCTCGTCACGCCAGACGGTTCCGGTGAAGCCGACCGGGGCGCCGCGCAGGCTGGGGACCAGGGTCTCGTTGAACAGCCGAACCATGACGGTTTCTCCTTACCAGCCGGCGAAGCCTGCCCCGGGATAGCGGGTGTTGATGAAGTCCTTCACCTCGTCGGACTGATAGGCGGCGACGAGCCTGCGCACCCATGGCTTGTCCTTGTCTTCGGCGCGGACGACGATTTCGCAGACATATTGCGATTGCGGCTTTTCCAGCAGGATGGAATCGCGCTGCGGGTTCAGGCCGGCCAGCAGCGCGTAATTGGCGTTGACCGCGGAGGCATGCACATCGTCGAGCGATCGGGCCAGTTGTGCCGCCTCGATCGAGCGGAACCGGAAGCCATGCGGATTCTCGATGATGTCCAATGGCGTGGCCTTGAAGCCCACCCCATCGCGCAGGCGGATGAGGCCGACGGATTGGAACAGCAGCAGCGTGCGTGCCTCGTTCGCCGGGTCATTCGGAATGGTGATCTGCGCCCCGCGGGGAAGATCTTCCAGCCGCTTGTACTTTTTCGAATAGACCGCGATCGGGAACAGCACGGTGCGTCCGACCGGGACCAGCTTGTAGCCGCGTGCCGCGATCTGCGATTCCAGGAAGGGAAGGTGCTGGTAGCTGTTGGCGTCGAGATCGCCGGCGGCCAGCGCCGCATCCGGCATGATGTAGTCGTTGAACTCGATGATGCGGACATCGAGCCCATTGCGGGCCGCCACTTTTGCGGCGGCCTCGAGAACTTCGGCGTGCGGGCCGGCGGTTGCCCCAACCTTGATGGTTTCTGCCTGTGCCGGCGCCAGAAAGCCCAGCACTGTCAGAGTCAGCGCCAGCGCAACGTTCTTGAGGGGCATCAAGTTGTCTCCGGGAGGTATATTTTACTGAAAATAATCGTGATAAATAATAATTACAGTCTGGTTCGGATTTGGTCAATTATAAACCAGCTTGGATCGTGCAGTTCGGAGGTGTGCGCGCCGGAAGTTCAGCGGCCTTCGGTGATGCCTTCGGGGCATGGCCGGGCGAGCGGGGGCGGCCCCGCATCCTCGGCCGTGGACCGTATCCCGGATTTTCCTGTCCGCCGGTTGGGCGCACGGCGTCGCCGGGTCTCCCTGGCAGCAGGGGGGGGCGGGCCGGGAAGTTGCGGGCCATGCAGGGCCCAGGAGGGGACCCTGGGTTCCCAATCCTGGAGGCGCAGCAGGCCTTCCTTGAAACGGGCATAGGCGTGATAGTTGTCCGACACGCCGAATTTCGCGCCGGGAGGGAAGGGGGCCAGCTGCATCCGGTCGAGATCGATGTCGTACCAATCGGTCAGCCAGATCGAACCGGTGGGATAGATCTCAATCAGGTGCTTCCACGATTGCCGGACATCGTTCCTGAACCACTCGCCGCGCCTGCGATATCCGGCGAGGGCCTTGTGGCATCCCTTCTCCACTTCGGCGGCGGCCTGTTCGTTTTCACAGAGGATGACCCCGAACAGGGCCAGGTTGTGGCTCGAATTGGCCCGCACCTGCTTCAGCCGGTCGAACGGATTGGCCGAATACCCGATCTTGAATAAGTTTGAATGCGTGACGACCTGCCCGCGGATGAGACGTTCCCATGTAACGCCTGCAATCAAATAAACATCGGTCGTCAAATTATGAAACCTGTGATTTATAAAATCGGCTGTAATTATGTGGAAGTCATGAGATCCAATCCTGGGTGCGGTTCAGATAAGCCCGGCGAGGAGCATCGAAGGGCAGCCAGCTCAGGGATATGCTGCCGCAGATATACATCGGTGTGAAGGGGCTGTTTGGGCCGCTGGCCGGGGGCCTGTCCCGGACCAGCGGCGTCGTCGATGGGGCCGCCGCTTAAACCACGCGGCTCAGCGCGCCGAGCAGCACCAGCAAGCCAAGGCCGAGGCCCAGGCTCCAGGCGATGAGACGCCGCTCGATCGGCAGCAGCGGCTCCACCGGTTGGCGCGCCAGTTCCCGGCGCAGGTCGGGATCGGTCATGTCGTCCTCCTCACGAGGCCAGCGGCGGGGTCACGCCGTGGAAGAAGATCCAGGAAATCGCCAGCCCGACCCAGATGACGAAGCCGAACAGGCTGACCACGTAGACCAGGGCCAGCTTCCCCAGACCCTCTTCCCACAGCTTGCGGAAGTTGGAGAGCAGGCCGATCGAGAAGAAGGTCAGCAGGAAGAAGATCACCCGCAGCGTGTTCGCTTCCGCCACCGGGGTGGCGATCTGCGCCGGCGAGGCTGACAGCGAGAGCGCGAGCGCCACCGCGAAGGTCACGATGAAGCCCAGGATGAATTTCGGGAAACGGTGCCAGATCTCGATCGGCCGCGCCCGTTCCTGCCCCGGCTGCACGTTGATGTGGTTGGTCCACACATAGGCCAGGATGAACGCCCAGACGCTGATGAAGACGTCGATGAAGATCTTCACCGCCGCGGTGGTGCCCAGGATCCAGCCGGCCTGCCAGTTCACGCCGCCGGCCGCCGCCTGCGACAGCAGCAGCGCCTCGGTGATGCCGCCGGCCGCCACCGCCGCGCCGTCCGTCTTCACCGCCAGCCCCATCCAGGCCGCCGCCACCAGCGGCTGGTCGGCGAGGAAGGCCTGCGCCAGGAACGGGAGCAGCAGCACCTCGACCACCGCGAACACCACCACCAGCGACGAGACCAGCACCGGCACGCCCGGCCGGGAGCGGATCGCCCCGCCGGTGGCGATCGCCGCCGCCACGCCGCAGATGGAAATGCCCGAGGCGAGCGGCGCCGCCCATTCCCGGCTGAAGCCGAACCAGCGACGGGCAACGAAATACACCACAGCCCAGTAGATCAGGTACGCTTCGACGATCGCGGCGATGCCCCGCAGCAGCAGCGAACTGGCAAAGCCGAGCTTGCCGGCGATGGCGGTGGCCAGCACGCCCCCGAGCAGGACGATGGCGATCTTGATGTAAAGCTCCGGCCGTGCCGCTTCCTTCAGCCATTCGGCGAAGCGGGGGAAGGCATTGGCGATCACCAGCCCGGCCACCAGCGCGATCAGGAATCCACCCTCGCTGGTGAGCTTCAGTGACCAGTCGAGGCCGAACTTCTTCAATTCGGCCGGGGTGACCGCCGCCAGCCGCGCATGGCTGCCAAGGAACCAACTGCCATAGGCCAGCGCGAACAGCACGCTGAAGGCGAGGGCGAAACGCCCCACCCGCGCCCCTGTCGCCGCCGCCGCCAGTGTCAGCAGCACCAGCAATGCTCCCCAGGTGGCCAGCAGCGCGCCGCCGCCGCCGAGCCATCCCCAGGCCGTTCGTGCCGCCGGCGCCAGTGCGCCGGTCGGGTCGATCCACACCGCCGTGGTGACCACCCAGCCGAGCAGGTCGGTCCCCGCCGTTCCGGCCAAGGCCGCCAGGAACAAGGCCAGGCCGATGCCGGCGGCCAGCCAGTCCTCTCTTCCCCGGCCGACGGGCCCCCCGTCTGCCGCAACCGCACCGCTCATACGCGCGCTCCATATGTTCCGTCGTTTTCTTGTAGTATCGTGTGCGAAAAATACCAAGAGTATGCGTTTATTAAAAAATCACCCTGGGCATGCGCTGATGGGGGTCTTGCCCGATGTCGTGCCGGCGCACCGGGCATGGGGGTATCAACGTATTTTCCATGTGAAATGTGCCGTGGTCATCGCCGGCGGAACCGGGCTGGAGGGATCGCCCGGCACGCCGGATGCCTCACGTTTTCGTGATATTTTCGAAGGCGAGATTGCCCTGCCCGACGGGCCTCCATAGGCTTGCGGCCCGATGGGGATGGAGTCCCCCGAAACCGCCCGCGAGGGCTGATGACTCCTGCCGCGTGAGATTGCGGCAGGAGTCTGCCCGTCGCCCCGGACAGCCCTGCCGCAAGGTGGGTGTCCTGCCTGCTCCTCATGCGCTCGACGAAGGCGACCCACGGGCGGGCATGGCGTGCCATCCCGGTGGCCGCGACCTGGATACGGACATCCGGACCAAGGGAGAGCAAACATGAAGACCCGGATTGCCAAGGTGGATGCGATGGAAATCCTGGACTCGCGCGGCCTGCCGACCGTGCGGGTGTGGGTCGGCCTGGAGGA from Rhodovastum atsumiense harbors:
- a CDS encoding NRAMP family divalent metal transporter, encoding MAPLLEPSPVLVPAGTAETLASVAAPPAQIRGALGSIPHGQEARGWAGRLRTLLAVLGPGLIVMVGDNDAGAFAVYTQAGQDYGTALLWTLLLLVPVLYVNQEMVLRLGAVSGVGHAKLIVARFGRLWAGVSVISLLVLNALTIVTEFIGITLALDYLGLSRLVGVAVAAGLIMAAAGTGDFRRFERVALTLVAGSLLLLPVVLLVHPPLGQIGRDLLVPQLPEGNLARVLLLVVAIVGTTIAPWQLFFQQSYIVDKRITARFIAYEKADLWLGIVVVVVGAVAMMSFCAATFAGTPQAGGFTDVGDVARGLQHHAGTVPATLFALALLDASIIGAAAVSLSTAYAVGDLFAAGHSLHRRPREAWGFHALYAGLVAAGALLVLLPGVPLGLITEGVQTLAGVVLPVSTVFLLLLCNDSTVLGPWVNGRWMNLFTGTVVAGLVVLSGLLIAAVLVPGLSGGWLIGLLGVGAVGAVAVGIGAMRLAPARPADATAQRPGWRMLPPERLPAARPAGGARVWLVGLMGYLVLSCGMVVLHVAQVALGIG
- the queE gene encoding 7-carboxy-7-deazaguanine synthase → MTYIVHSIFHTLQGEGANLGRASVFIRFAGCNLWSGREEDRAAATCRFCDTEFRGGTRHATAPGLARAAARCWGAAPGHRFVVLTGGEPLLQVDAALVEALHAEGFVIAVETNGTVRPPKGIDWICVSPKAGAELVLDHADELKLVFPQPGLPPDALAGFAAAQRWLQPMDGPALAANTAAAAAYCLANPPWRLSIQAHKTWNIP
- a CDS encoding GIY-YIG nuclease family protein, whose amino-acid sequence is MTTDVYLIAGVTWERLIRGQVVTHSNLFKIGYSANPFDRLKQVRANSSHNLALFGVILCENEQAAAEVEKGCHKALAGYRRRGEWFRNDVRQSWKHLIEIYPTGSIWLTDWYDIDLDRMQLAPFPPGAKFGVSDNYHAYARFKEGLLRLQDWEPRVPSWALHGPQLPGPPPPAARETRRRRAPNRRTGKSGIRSTAEDAGPPPLARPCPEGITEGR
- a CDS encoding 6-pyruvoyl trahydropterin synthase family protein gives rise to the protein MRICRAYTLESSHQLTGVPPTHKCSRLHGHQYRVVLTIEGPVDPVSGFVIDFWELDRAFAPLHEQLDHHHLNDVPGLGNPTAELIATWIGERLAIPGLRRVTVYETPDCWAEWDSPA
- a CDS encoding cell envelope integrity EipB family protein, producing MRLFVLTALALLLGGGVPAMAVEPAAPMAAHRALYTLTLEQARASEVAGASGTMAYEVLDACDGWASRQRLEMTIINRDGQDIQMLSDYTTWESKDGLKMRFRMRQTTEQAVTSEVAGEASLERVGGPGTVHYSVPEDTTKDLPAGTLFPMAHTEAILAAARAGKKFITLPLFDGTSEKGGQDSSVAISSWGGPRPSKWPDLAKLPSGRVHVAFFDRGTSSQQPDYEVSMRYWDNGVADELDMDFGEFVMKGTLTQFAIVPPGC
- a CDS encoding MetQ/NlpA family ABC transporter substrate-binding protein, translated to MPLKNVALALTLTVLGFLAPAQAETIKVGATAGPHAEVLEAAAKVAARNGLDVRIIEFNDYIMPDAALAAGDLDANSYQHLPFLESQIAARGYKLVPVGRTVLFPIAVYSKKYKRLEDLPRGAQITIPNDPANEARTLLLFQSVGLIRLRDGVGFKATPLDIIENPHGFRFRSIEAAQLARSLDDVHASAVNANYALLAGLNPQRDSILLEKPQSQYVCEIVVRAEDKDKPWVRRLVAAYQSDEVKDFINTRYPGAGFAGW
- a CDS encoding SDR family NAD(P)-dependent oxidoreductase: MKLEGRVAIVTGAAGGIGLAIAHALSREGAIVTVADIAGDEARHAAATVEAAGGRAWPIAVDVADPASVSSMTEAVIARFGRLDILVNNAGIGRTALFLETSIEDWNRTIAVNLTGAFLVGQACARVMVQRGGGRIVNITSTSGQRGGRGRAAYGAAKAGLDLLTRVMAVELAAQGVNVNAVAPGPTDTKMVEAAHDAATRAAYGRLIPAARYGRPEEIAEAVVFLCSDAARYVHGHTLAVDGGFTAAGMM
- a CDS encoding putative sulfate exporter family transporter, which produces MSGAVAADGGPVGRGREDWLAAGIGLALFLAALAGTAGTDLLGWVVTTAVWIDPTGALAPAARTAWGWLGGGGALLATWGALLVLLTLAAAATGARVGRFALAFSVLFALAYGSWFLGSHARLAAVTPAELKKFGLDWSLKLTSEGGFLIALVAGLVIANAFPRFAEWLKEAARPELYIKIAIVLLGGVLATAIAGKLGFASSLLLRGIAAIVEAYLIYWAVVYFVARRWFGFSREWAAPLASGISICGVAAAIATGGAIRSRPGVPVLVSSLVVVFAVVEVLLLPFLAQAFLADQPLVAAAWMGLAVKTDGAAVAAGGITEALLLSQAAAGGVNWQAGWILGTTAAVKIFIDVFISVWAFILAYVWTNHINVQPGQERARPIEIWHRFPKFILGFIVTFAVALALSLSASPAQIATPVAEANTLRVIFFLLTFFSIGLLSNFRKLWEEGLGKLALVYVVSLFGFVIWVGLAISWIFFHGVTPPLAS
- a CDS encoding (R)-mandelonitrile lyase, with the translated sequence MVRLFNETLVPSLRGAPVGFTGTVWRDEIARGGAPHDLRVYRVSFEPGSRTAWHTHPSWQVLHVLSGIGRLQSRGGELITLRPGDSAWIDPEEEHWHGAAPDHHFVHIAIHMATPDDREVTWLEQVADAEYR